TACACGCGTTCATGGCGGTCATGTTCAGCCTTCCTGTATCTTTCCGTCCAGTATCCGTATCACGCGGCGCGCGTCGGCCACGATATTGTGGTCGTGGGTGGCGAACACCAGCGTCACCTTCTGGTCGGCATTGAGCCGCTTCATCAATTCAACGATCTCATGCCCGGTCTTTGAGTCAAGGTTGGCGGTCGGCTCGTCGGAAAGGATGATGCCGGGGTTGGTGACCAGCGCGCGGGCAATCGCCACACGCTGGCGCTGACCGCCGCTCAATTCTTCGGTCTTGTGGTTTGCCCTATCACCCAGCCCCACCCGCTTGAGGATGGCGTGCACCCGCTCCCGGCGCTCCTCCTTCGATACCTTTTTC
The genomic region above belongs to Nitrospinota bacterium and contains:
- a CDS encoding ABC transporter ATP-binding protein — its product is MEIRLNSVSKEYKLGQTTVHALHQASLVVAQGEFVALVGPSGSGKSTLLHLMGALDQPTSGEILMDGVQVNRLDDDRLAQIRRDNIGFIFQSFNLIPVLSVYGNVEFPLVLKKVSKEERRERVHAILKRVGLGDRANHKTEELSGGQRQRVAIARALVTNPGIILSDEPTANLDSKTGHEIVELMKRLNADQKVTLVFATHDHNIVADARRVIRILDGKIQEG